From one Candidatus Schekmanbacteria bacterium genomic stretch:
- a CDS encoding glycosyltransferase, with translation MAKISVIMAVYNAERFLAEAIESILNQTFRDFEFIIVNDGSSDNSEKIIESYDDSRIKLMTFKNNRGLSFALNRGIEKSSGEYIARMDADDISMPDRFEKQIKHLIDNPEIDILGSAVVEIDEVGKFLAIRKLPLKDYEIKKELIRSNPFFHSTIMMKRSAFEKAGYYDESIRQTVEDWDLWFRMSTKCKMENLEEPLVKRRFHKDNLSVESNNELLIKGIEIRRKYIKKGLYPISAYRHLLKPLIAYLLPLPIKKFIREKIFKSNIYR, from the coding sequence ATGGCTAAAATAAGCGTCATAATGGCAGTTTACAATGCAGAGCGATTCCTCGCAGAAGCAATAGAAAGCATCCTTAACCAGACATTTCGAGATTTTGAATTTATCATCGTGAATGACGGCTCTTCCGACAACAGTGAAAAGATTATAGAGTCATATGATGATTCAAGAATAAAGCTGATGACATTTAAGAATAATAGAGGGCTTTCCTTTGCTTTAAATAGGGGGATTGAAAAATCTTCAGGAGAATATATTGCAAGAATGGACGCAGACGATATCTCTATGCCTGACAGATTTGAAAAACAAATTAAACACTTAATCGACAACCCTGAAATTGATATTCTTGGAAGCGCAGTCGTAGAAATAGATGAAGTTGGAAAATTCTTGGCTATTAGAAAACTACCATTAAAAGACTATGAAATAAAAAAAGAGCTCATACGGTCAAACCCCTTCTTTCATTCAACTATAATGATGAAAAGAAGCGCCTTTGAAAAGGCAGGATATTATGATGAATCGATTAGGCAAACAGTGGAAGATTGGGACTTGTGGTTTAGAATGTCAACTAAATGTAAAATGGAAAACTTGGAAGAGCCCTTAGTCAAAAGACGTTTTCATAAGGATAACTTGAGTGTTGAATCCAATAATGAATTGCTTATAAAAGGAATTGAGATCAGACGCAAATATATAAAAAAGGGATTATATCCAATCTCTGCATATAGACATCTACTTAAACCTCTAATCGCTTATCTACTTCCACTGCCCATAAAAAAATTTATTAGAGAAAAAATATTCAAGAGCAATATTTATCGTTGA
- a CDS encoding glycosyltransferase family 1 protein has translation MNGFSKSLKILFVNEYFYPFEPGGAEKSAYLLAKGLTERGHKVYVLTPNYGAKKAESIDGIRVVRYPFPKKIESGERLRGIYTITPLFDIYMLYNLNKVIKDIQPDIIHSQNSLSLYASVKAGKRNRIPVVHTIRDYDLLCPSASCLMDDEKIPAWCGRKMLWKRCSLLVMPPNEKLAFFKKLRIRFNHQVHFSTAKIRNRKIKDLSCAFFVSRAIQNIYFSKLQLENLKSEIVYNLSGMNFEKNEEDIEKLKEKYALEDKKLILIPGNITYKKGSSIALNTAKKISMKRKDIKFIFAGRKEMQIEEDTEGIVFTGYLPFEELVDLYHLSYLVVCPSIYQEPFGRTAVEAMSCAVPVVASNVGGYREIIEDGVNGILFERRNEDELFNILIKLIDDADLRNRLAEECKRRIYEKFSSDSLINKTIELYQSLLSETNQR, from the coding sequence ATGAATGGGTTTTCAAAAAGCTTGAAGATTCTTTTTGTTAATGAATATTTTTATCCTTTTGAACCGGGAGGCGCAGAAAAGAGTGCCTATCTTTTAGCAAAAGGTCTTACAGAGAGAGGGCATAAGGTTTATGTGCTGACACCCAATTATGGAGCTAAGAAAGCAGAATCTATCGATGGTATAAGAGTAGTTCGTTATCCCTTTCCAAAAAAGATTGAAAGTGGGGAAAGACTTCGAGGAATTTATACGATCACACCATTGTTTGATATATATATGCTATACAATTTGAATAAGGTGATAAAGGATATTCAACCTGATATTATACATTCGCAAAATTCCTTATCGCTCTATGCATCTGTAAAAGCAGGGAAGAGAAACAGAATCCCTGTTGTCCATACTATTAGGGATTATGACCTATTGTGTCCGTCGGCTTCCTGTTTAATGGACGATGAAAAAATTCCTGCTTGGTGCGGCAGAAAAATGCTGTGGAAGAGATGTTCACTTTTAGTGATGCCGCCAAATGAAAAACTTGCTTTTTTCAAGAAGCTAAGGATTAGGTTTAATCATCAAGTGCATTTTTCAACAGCAAAGATTAGGAATAGAAAGATTAAAGATTTAAGCTGTGCCTTTTTTGTAAGTAGAGCAATTCAGAATATTTATTTCAGTAAATTACAGCTTGAAAATCTTAAATCAGAAATTGTTTATAATCTCTCCGGAATGAATTTTGAAAAAAATGAAGAAGATATAGAGAAACTCAAAGAGAAGTATGCATTGGAAGATAAAAAACTTATCTTAATTCCCGGCAATATAACTTACAAAAAAGGTTCATCAATAGCATTGAATACTGCTAAAAAGATTTCTATGAAAAGAAAGGATATTAAATTTATTTTTGCTGGAAGAAAGGAAATGCAAATTGAAGAAGATACCGAAGGCATTGTCTTTACAGGTTATCTTCCTTTTGAGGAATTAGTTGATTTATATCATCTTTCTTACCTTGTAGTATGTCCATCTATATATCAGGAGCCCTTTGGAAGAACAGCAGTAGAAGCTATGTCTTGCGCTGTGCCCGTTGTTGCGTCGAATGTTGGAGGATATAGGGAAATAATAGAAGATGGAGTAAATGGGATACTTTTTGAAAGAAGAAATGAAGATGAACTTTTCAATATTCTCATAAAATTAATCGATGATGCAGATTTGAGAAACAGGTTGGCAGAGGAATGTAAAAGAAGAATTTATGAAAAATTTTCATCTGATAGTTTGATAAATAAAACAATAGAGCTCTATCAATCCCTTCTGTCTGAGACAAATCAACGATAA